Proteins encoded in a region of the Candidatus Nezhaarchaeota archaeon genome:
- a CDS encoding AAA family ATPase yields the protein MSSTEVDKTPTGISGLDEILDGGFPRGSLIVLVGSPGTGKTIFSACFLYNGALNYGEKGVYVSFAEGRQVFFRNMCGLKLDFEELERRGDFLFMDMLTVREEAVSTILEAILREVSEIGAKRLVIDSFSAMAQALKDPNEVRVILHTILSKVSRFLGCTTLLIVEVPYGENRFGLGIEEFVADGIIQFRRDKYEGGRFLRALEILKMRGAPIQEANVIFTLKDGFKAFTPFRPKTIRKPSRFQPQPTIETFFSTGSPSLDEILEGGYPRGATVLIETDEHVSLEQYSLLITPTMWNFLVQGRGVIIIPSPGVNPGTILREIEEGGLTRDEISNLLRICIKEYPGISSEPYLIALGGEDASKDYTKYLQAEVELMAKTGQPVLNVIGVNSLVDIYGLKEALSTIGINVARTREMKGLNILLLRPGYSELARILGVIADIHLKVVREYGAVLVYGIKPRTPLYALEIDSSRGYCLPKLTQIV from the coding sequence GTGAGCTCTACAGAGGTTGATAAAACTCCAACAGGAATAAGTGGCTTAGATGAAATCCTTGATGGCGGCTTTCCAAGAGGTAGCCTAATAGTTCTAGTTGGAAGTCCAGGAACAGGTAAAACAATATTCTCGGCTTGCTTTCTCTATAATGGCGCGCTAAACTATGGTGAGAAAGGAGTATATGTTAGCTTTGCTGAAGGTAGACAAGTATTTTTTAGGAATATGTGCGGCTTAAAACTGGACTTTGAAGAACTTGAGAGAAGAGGTGACTTCCTATTCATGGACATGTTAACGGTAAGGGAGGAAGCAGTTTCAACAATCTTAGAGGCAATACTGAGAGAAGTAAGTGAAATTGGAGCTAAACGTTTAGTTATAGATTCATTCTCAGCTATGGCGCAAGCCCTAAAAGATCCGAATGAAGTTAGAGTCATCTTACACACCATTTTAAGCAAGGTTTCAAGGTTCTTAGGATGCACTACACTGCTTATTGTTGAAGTTCCCTACGGAGAGAATAGATTTGGCTTAGGCATAGAGGAGTTCGTAGCAGATGGAATAATCCAATTTAGAAGAGACAAGTATGAGGGGGGAAGGTTCCTTAGAGCTCTGGAAATACTAAAGATGAGAGGTGCACCAATTCAAGAGGCTAACGTCATCTTCACCCTTAAAGATGGCTTCAAAGCTTTCACACCATTTAGACCTAAAACGATTAGAAAGCCAAGTAGATTCCAGCCTCAGCCAACAATAGAAACATTCTTCTCAACAGGCTCACCAAGTCTCGATGAAATTCTTGAAGGAGGATACCCAAGAGGTGCGACAGTTCTAATCGAGACTGATGAGCACGTCTCACTAGAACAGTACTCCCTACTCATCACTCCAACAATGTGGAACTTTCTCGTTCAAGGAAGAGGTGTAATTATCATCCCCTCACCTGGCGTTAACCCAGGCACTATATTGAGAGAGATCGAGGAGGGAGGCTTAACTAGAGACGAGATAAGTAATCTCCTGAGGATCTGCATTAAAGAGTATCCAGGTATCAGCTCTGAACCCTACCTAATAGCACTTGGAGGTGAAGATGCATCAAAAGACTACACTAAGTACCTACAAGCTGAAGTCGAGCTAATGGCTAAAACCGGTCAACCAGTACTAAACGTTATAGGAGTGAACTCTCTCGTTGACATCTACGGGTTGAAGGAGGCCCTCTCAACCATAGGGATCAATGTTGCAAGAACGAGAGAGATGAAAGGCCTAAACATACTACTACTTAGGCCAGGTTACTCAGAACTTGCTAGAATCTTAGGCGTAATTGCAGATATACATTTAAAGGTTGTACGTGAATATGGAGCTGTACTCGTATACGGCATAAAGCCTAGGACACCTCTATACGCACTTGAAATCGACTCATCTAGAGGATACTGCCTACCAAAATTAACGCAAATAGTATAA
- a CDS encoding transcriptional regulator: MSRDQVVGAGLLIISVLIVAIYVWLVFFPPMAGADIFVLKLTGAIAVIAVFAIIGWIGYTLATTPPPKPIEEIEKEIEGELKKIEGGSEVKKQGD; the protein is encoded by the coding sequence ATGAGTAGGGATCAGGTTGTCGGTGCGGGTCTCTTAATTATTTCAGTTTTGATAGTAGCCATTTATGTGTGGCTTGTATTCTTCCCACCTATGGCTGGGGCTGATATCTTTGTTCTTAAGCTTACTGGTGCTATAGCTGTTATTGCTGTGTTTGCGATAATAGGCTGGATAGGTTATACTCTCGCTACAACACCCCCACCAAAGCCAATAGAGGAGATAGAGAAGGAGATTGAGGGTGAGCTTAAGAAGATTGAGGGTGGTAGTGAAGTTAAGAAGCAAGGTGATTGA
- a CDS encoding FkbM family methyltransferase translates to MHLRPLITVIYERAWDIFWNITRNIIWNSVIYIMLGKEWSTKYKYYHDRLEPLFKLLRYLLVWLRGFTVMRIGKLALLIKSHWGTILTPPEVDAMVWLIREIYFDQVYDGFYRLGGDDVVVDVGAHVGLFTLKVAGKVKRVIAVEPHPLNYGLLKLNITLNNLRNVIPIKVALSNYTGKAKLYQGSSITHTLGCQHFKSEPDEALDVDVETLDSLLDKLGVSRVTFIKIDVEGSELEVLKGSEKVLTVNKQLFLAIAAYHYPEELSEVASFLQARGFKVFSNSNRAYVYAFKPHTPPRVSLGERLIEAL, encoded by the coding sequence ATGCACCTTAGACCCCTCATAACAGTCATCTATGAGAGAGCTTGGGACATCTTTTGGAACATAACTCGAAACATTATTTGGAATAGTGTTATCTACATTATGCTTGGTAAAGAATGGTCTACTAAGTACAAGTACTATCATGATAGACTTGAACCACTTTTCAAATTGCTTCGCTATTTACTTGTTTGGCTTAGAGGATTTACGGTGATGCGAATTGGAAAGTTAGCTCTTCTAATAAAGTCTCATTGGGGGACCATATTAACGCCCCCCGAGGTCGATGCTATGGTGTGGCTAATACGAGAGATTTATTTTGACCAAGTTTATGATGGGTTTTACCGTCTAGGGGGCGATGATGTTGTCGTTGATGTGGGAGCTCATGTTGGCTTGTTTACTTTAAAGGTAGCTGGAAAAGTTAAGAGAGTGATTGCAGTAGAACCACATCCACTTAATTATGGACTCCTTAAATTAAACATAACATTAAACAATTTAAGAAACGTTATACCCATAAAAGTAGCACTATCAAATTACACCGGGAAAGCCAAACTATACCAGGGAAGCTCCATAACCCATACTTTGGGGTGTCAACACTTTAAGTCAGAGCCTGACGAAGCACTTGATGTTGATGTTGAGACTTTAGACTCACTTCTAGATAAGCTTGGGGTGAGTAGGGTGACCTTCATCAAAATAGATGTAGAGGGTTCTGAGCTAGAGGTTCTTAAAGGCTCAGAGAAAGTGTTAACCGTAAATAAACAGTTGTTTCTAGCAATAGCTGCTTACCATTATCCTGAGGAGCTTTCTGAAGTTGCGAGCTTCCTACAAGCTAGAGGTTTTAAAGTATTCTCTAACTCTAATAGAGCCTATGTCTACGCTTTTAAACCTCATACTCCTCCGCGCGTATCACTTGGTGAGCGCCTCATAGAGGCGCTTTAA
- a CDS encoding oligosaccharide flippase family protein yields the protein MSSSSASVDRSRFLMSVVGEVIGGSFHLFWGGVLATALSAICGITIASLLGPELYGIYSLTFVVPGFLMLLTDYGVSRALTRFIALHMSRGESGKVVRLLRASLTFSLVISFVIFTMGLVFVKQLTSLLINRPEMAHLVAMMLILALAQPISTVAGSTLLGFGEIKKYAMIDVVRQAFRAVLGPMLLIMGFGILGAVVGNVLAYIAGAALSLVLVYHCYRQIKEDYWKAGTSFEGGSRGVLVSMMSYGFPLHLTGVLYSFILTFRGIVLAHFVANELIGNFGVALNLAVLITLISTPVATSLFPGFSKLGYGDEAKTMFTLSVKYASMLIVPSVVFVAAMSRSLVHALFGESYHYAPLYLSTYVMIYLLAGLGSTVLDSFFAGIGDSTMNLKIAILHAVLFAALSVPLTANLKVEGLLIAIIIATGVSVLYGLRCAIKKYNVKVDFNASSRVYFASLIAVTPIIPVSLYSPLPSIINLAMCASVYLVAYLTVAPILGVLTSWDLENLTRMYSKITIIRPLVKAISRYEYKIIRLMGSRGQDL from the coding sequence ATGTCGTCAAGTAGTGCATCCGTGGATAGAAGCAGGTTCTTGATGTCTGTTGTAGGGGAGGTTATTGGTGGGAGTTTTCACCTATTCTGGGGTGGAGTTTTAGCGACGGCACTATCAGCTATATGTGGGATTACCATAGCCAGCCTATTAGGTCCAGAGCTCTATGGTATCTACTCTCTAACATTTGTTGTTCCGGGCTTCTTAATGCTGCTTACAGATTATGGTGTAAGCCGAGCCTTGACACGCTTCATAGCATTACATATGTCTAGAGGAGAGAGCGGCAAAGTGGTAAGGCTACTTAGAGCCAGCTTGACCTTTAGCCTGGTCATCTCATTTGTTATCTTCACGATGGGCCTCGTCTTCGTTAAGCAACTTACAAGCTTGCTTATCAATAGACCCGAGATGGCTCACTTAGTAGCGATGATGTTAATCCTGGCTCTGGCTCAACCCATTTCAACAGTTGCAGGCAGCACCCTCTTAGGTTTTGGAGAGATTAAGAAGTATGCTATGATTGATGTTGTTCGCCAAGCATTTAGAGCGGTGTTAGGTCCAATGTTGTTAATTATGGGTTTTGGCATACTTGGTGCAGTGGTTGGAAACGTTTTAGCATATATTGCTGGGGCTGCTTTGAGCTTGGTCCTAGTCTATCATTGTTATAGGCAGATTAAGGAGGATTATTGGAAAGCAGGTACAAGCTTTGAAGGTGGGTCCAGGGGGGTTTTAGTAAGCATGATGTCCTACGGCTTCCCGCTACACTTGACCGGAGTCCTATATAGCTTCATTCTGACCTTTCGAGGTATTGTTTTAGCTCACTTTGTCGCTAATGAGTTGATTGGAAACTTTGGAGTTGCTCTAAACCTTGCAGTCCTCATAACCCTCATCTCGACACCTGTGGCAACATCTCTCTTCCCAGGCTTCTCTAAGTTGGGTTATGGGGATGAGGCGAAGACCATGTTTACCCTCTCAGTGAAGTACGCCTCGATGCTTATTGTCCCGTCTGTTGTTTTCGTCGCTGCCATGTCGAGGAGTCTCGTGCATGCATTATTTGGTGAGAGCTATCATTACGCACCTCTATACTTGTCCACATATGTTATGATATACCTTCTTGCTGGTTTGGGCTCAACAGTTTTGGATAGCTTCTTCGCCGGTATTGGAGATTCGACGATGAACCTTAAGATAGCAATACTTCACGCAGTCCTCTTTGCAGCTCTGTCCGTACCATTAACGGCCAATCTTAAGGTTGAGGGTTTACTGATAGCAATAATAATCGCTACAGGGGTTTCAGTTCTTTACGGTTTAAGATGTGCTATTAAGAAGTACAATGTTAAGGTAGACTTTAATGCTTCAAGTAGAGTATACTTTGCTTCACTAATTGCTGTAACACCAATAATTCCAGTCTCACTATACTCACCACTACCGAGCATCATTAATCTTGCAATGTGTGCCTCAGTCTACTTAGTAGCTTATCTAACGGTAGCTCCAATTCTTGGAGTCTTAACGAGCTGGGATCTTGAAAATTTGACTCGCATGTACTCTAAGATAACGATTATTCGCCCTCTTGTTAAAGCCATTTCAAGATACGAATATAAGATAATTAGGTTGATGGGTTCAAGGGGTCAGGATCTTTGA
- a CDS encoding glycosyltransferase — protein sequence MSVALVNVTLELAGGGEKLTLDMSKALEELGFDVTVYTYCSSIESVEKTLKLLSPNYRPRVVAKSLPSWYKVLEGVVSGRFVRFRRLALVEKLLNEVKRDSKLLIDVSSNAPTKADVVYVHYPALLPSGRSSLHWKLYDGLIKFIGNRVYGEPRLVLANSSWTLTKFKDLYGDRFKLEVLHPCIDPEFFMKHAEKRGDMIITISRFSPEKNLEGIIYVAREMPEFKFYLVGSSGRYSRKVIERLRSLMSGLNVKNVTMLTNVPRGEVKELLSKAAFYLHPPFPEHFGIAVVEAIASGCIPIVYADGGVWTDITSRIDQSLGYHSIVDVPRIIREIISEGKTEELRGKALMIAREFTFEKFKEKLENIMGLVA from the coding sequence ATGAGTGTAGCTCTTGTTAATGTCACTCTTGAGCTTGCTGGTGGTGGGGAGAAGCTAACTCTAGACATGTCCAAGGCCTTGGAGGAGTTGGGGTTTGACGTAACTGTATATACATACTGCAGCTCAATTGAGAGTGTTGAGAAGACGTTAAAGCTGTTATCACCAAACTATAGACCAAGAGTCGTTGCTAAGAGCCTACCTAGCTGGTATAAAGTTCTGGAGGGGGTTGTTAGTGGAAGGTTCGTTAGGTTTCGAAGACTTGCACTCGTCGAAAAGCTTCTGAATGAAGTTAAGAGGGACAGCAAGCTTTTAATTGATGTCAGCTCTAATGCCCCTACAAAGGCAGATGTAGTGTACGTGCACTATCCAGCACTGCTCCCCAGTGGAAGGTCAAGCTTACATTGGAAGCTGTACGATGGTTTAATCAAGTTCATCGGGAATAGAGTGTATGGTGAGCCCAGGCTGGTATTAGCTAACAGCTCTTGGACTTTAACAAAGTTTAAGGATCTTTACGGCGATAGGTTTAAGTTAGAAGTTCTTCATCCTTGCATCGATCCTGAGTTCTTCATGAAGCATGCAGAAAAGAGGGGGGACATGATCATAACCATATCACGCTTCTCACCTGAGAAGAACCTTGAAGGGATAATTTACGTGGCAAGAGAGATGCCAGAATTCAAGTTCTACTTAGTTGGCTCGAGTGGACGATACTCTAGGAAGGTCATAGAGAGGTTGAGGTCTTTAATGAGTGGCTTAAACGTGAAAAACGTTACTATGTTGACCAATGTACCAAGAGGTGAGGTGAAGGAGCTTTTAAGTAAAGCAGCATTTTACTTACACCCACCATTTCCAGAACACTTTGGGATAGCAGTCGTCGAGGCTATAGCATCAGGCTGTATACCAATAGTCTATGCAGATGGAGGGGTCTGGACCGATATAACATCTAGAATAGACCAGAGCTTGGGATACCATAGTATAGTTGATGTCCCAAGAATCATAAGAGAGATAATAAGTGAAGGAAAGACGGAAGAGCTTAGAGGAAAAGCCTTAATGATTGCGAGAGAGTTCACGTTTGAAAAGTTTAAGGAGAAGCTTGAGAATATAATGGGGTTGGTAGCTTAG
- a CDS encoding polysaccharide biosynthesis protein, whose protein sequence is MVVEGRGGKLLIIAGYGGHAGYAFAVLHELLNLGFRDNVIVIAEGYDYLVNKFKNYGEIFRQIIPRKVGEALYKGVHRWAIALYQSLKLSFECRFNAVFSTGSNFSIPLSLISKVLLKPLFTIEAIEHFKIPSRAIKMLEMIGATVFLHWEEQLEMYPKGVVVGPVYEPPLYEPRDLGYVLVTTGTLGYKELFDAVEKLELENVVLQTGDVDPESYLKRNPKWMAFRYTSDIHKWIANASLVITQQGLTASIARLAYGKPTIIVWNPRVRLGAVKRDVEVYAEKLRAIFIDKVEPHAIRRAMNEAGPMTLKSPNGAREIAKILLRHVK, encoded by the coding sequence ATGGTGGTAGAGGGTAGAGGAGGTAAGTTGTTGATTATTGCAGGTTATGGTGGTCATGCTGGCTACGCTTTTGCTGTGCTTCACGAATTATTGAATCTTGGATTTAGGGATAACGTCATAGTCATTGCTGAAGGTTATGACTACCTAGTGAATAAGTTTAAGAATTATGGAGAGATATTTAGGCAGATCATCCCGAGGAAAGTAGGTGAAGCTCTCTATAAGGGTGTCCATAGGTGGGCTATTGCGTTATACCAATCATTAAAGTTGTCGTTTGAATGCAGGTTTAATGCTGTTTTCTCAACAGGCTCAAACTTCTCCATACCTCTATCCTTAATATCCAAGGTCCTGTTAAAGCCTCTATTCACTATTGAGGCTATAGAGCACTTCAAGATACCTTCGAGGGCTATTAAGATGTTGGAAATGATCGGCGCCACTGTGTTCCTCCATTGGGAGGAGCAGCTTGAAATGTATCCTAAGGGTGTGGTTGTAGGTCCTGTTTACGAGCCCCCTCTCTATGAGCCTAGAGATCTCGGCTACGTGTTAGTGACGACTGGGACTTTAGGCTACAAAGAGCTATTTGATGCTGTAGAGAAGTTGGAGCTTGAAAATGTTGTTCTCCAAACTGGCGATGTGGATCCAGAGAGTTATTTAAAGAGGAACCCCAAGTGGATGGCGTTTAGGTACACAAGCGATATTCATAAGTGGATTGCCAATGCCAGCCTAGTCATAACTCAGCAGGGTCTGACGGCTTCAATAGCTAGGCTAGCTTACGGGAAGCCAACAATCATAGTCTGGAACCCAAGAGTAAGGCTGGGGGCCGTGAAACGAGACGTTGAAGTCTATGCAGAGAAACTTAGAGCTATATTCATTGATAAGGTAGAGCCTCATGCTATTAGGAGGGCTATGAATGAGGCTGGACCAATGACATTAAAGTCTCCTAACGGTGCTAGGGAGATAGCCAAGATACTTCTCAGACATGTCAAGTAG
- a CDS encoding SDR family NAD(P)-dependent oxidoreductase, translating to MKVLITGGAGFIGHNLALLLKSSGFKVIVLDNLERATNFALSRLSDVKIIKGDVNSNAIKKALDNVDLVIHAAAYISVSESIRKPHMYFRNNVLGTLNVVKSCLDKNVRRLMFISSAAVYGEPKFLPISEEHPTNPITPYGLTKLMGEDTVKLYARYGLNYVIIRLFNVYGPGQNMDYAGVVTRFIKRIKENKPPVIYGDGLQTRDFIHVLDVAQAVKQIMDRGIENETINIATGKPTTIRELAKLIIKLAGRNYEPIYTKTRLGDIRQSYADITKARKLLGFEPRITLENGLRELLAHYI from the coding sequence ATGAAGGTTTTAATAACTGGTGGGGCTGGCTTTATAGGTCATAACCTTGCTCTACTCTTAAAGAGTAGCGGCTTCAAAGTTATAGTGCTCGATAACCTGGAGAGAGCAACCAACTTCGCACTAAGTAGGCTCAGTGACGTCAAGATTATTAAGGGTGACGTGAACTCTAATGCCATAAAGAAGGCACTGGACAATGTTGACTTGGTAATTCACGCTGCAGCTTACATAAGCGTTAGTGAATCAATTAGAAAGCCACACATGTACTTTAGGAACAACGTGCTCGGCACACTAAATGTAGTAAAATCGTGTTTAGATAAGAACGTTAGACGCTTAATGTTCATAAGCTCAGCCGCCGTCTACGGAGAACCCAAGTTCCTGCCAATAAGTGAGGAGCATCCCACAAACCCGATTACCCCCTACGGGTTGACGAAGCTCATGGGTGAGGATACGGTAAAACTGTACGCTCGCTATGGCTTAAACTACGTTATAATAAGGCTCTTTAATGTCTATGGCCCTGGACAAAACATGGATTACGCTGGAGTAGTAACCCGCTTCATTAAGAGAATTAAGGAGAATAAGCCACCAGTAATTTATGGAGATGGACTTCAGACAAGAGACTTCATACACGTGCTCGACGTAGCTCAAGCAGTAAAGCAAATAATGGATAGAGGCATAGAGAATGAGACAATAAACATAGCCACAGGGAAGCCTACAACAATAAGAGAACTGGCAAAACTAATCATCAAGCTAGCAGGACGCAATTACGAGCCAATATACACGAAGACCAGGTTGGGAGATATAAGACAGAGCTACGCTGACATAACGAAGGCGAGAAAGCTCTTAGGCTTTGAACCAAGAATAACCCTTGAGAATGGGCTGAGAGAGCTACTAGCTCACTATATCTGA
- the npdG gene encoding NADPH-dependent F420 reductase, which yields MKIALLGGTGDMGEGLALRWAKNHEIIIGSREALKGARAAADYLAKAKTFYGDSMKGSIKGTSNPDAAAEADIIVLTIPHEFAASTIVSIKDRIKPSQILVSPVVPMVKTDKAMVYSPVVKNGRIMSYAEALAEELRDIPIVAAYHAISAKKLANPSAVLNYDVPIAGDDMKAVEVVIKLTQEIPNLRPVYVGPLRAALMIEALTPLIINAAIFSKIRDASIAFIQ from the coding sequence ATGAAGATCGCCTTGCTAGGCGGCACAGGCGATATGGGTGAAGGTCTAGCTTTAAGGTGGGCTAAAAATCACGAGATAATCATAGGTTCGAGAGAGGCTCTTAAAGGTGCTAGGGCCGCTGCCGACTACTTGGCTAAAGCCAAGACCTTCTACGGCGACTCAATGAAGGGGTCGATTAAGGGCACATCAAACCCTGACGCTGCAGCTGAAGCGGACATCATAGTTTTAACGATACCACACGAATTTGCTGCATCAACTATAGTAAGCATCAAAGATAGAATCAAGCCAAGCCAAATACTCGTATCCCCCGTCGTCCCCATGGTCAAGACCGATAAGGCTATGGTGTACTCACCAGTAGTAAAGAATGGCAGAATAATGTCTTACGCTGAAGCACTAGCCGAGGAGCTTAGAGATATACCTATCGTAGCAGCCTATCATGCCATCTCAGCTAAAAAACTGGCAAATCCATCTGCAGTGCTAAACTACGATGTACCAATAGCTGGCGATGACATGAAGGCAGTCGAAGTCGTAATTAAACTGACACAGGAGATACCCAATCTACGCCCAGTCTATGTAGGACCACTAAGGGCTGCCCTTATGATAGAAGCTTTAACACCACTAATCATAAATGCAGCAATATTCAGCAAGATAAGGGACGCATCAATAGCATTCATCCAATAA